In Xylanivirga thermophila, the following proteins share a genomic window:
- a CDS encoding 4Fe-4S binding protein — translation MLTTKEKADLKLEGYIKQRGDNDFFSMRIVSDAGNMTSEDMMSLSKIASKYGRGYMSFTTRLCVEIPWIRYEDINNIREELKRANLVSGGTGNKLRPLVACKGTVCVHGIFDTQDVCRRLYDKYFLEETPAKFKIGLVGCPNNCAKASLNDLGIMGQVVPEANDTKCTGCGMCAKSCKMGAIRIYNSRAIIDYDKCINCGDCISACRMNAIDIKKRGLAIFVGGKFGKRYRLGTRLDGLIDVKDAEKITGDIIEFYRKYAMEKERFGDMLDRVGIQKLEEVIFGEK, via the coding sequence ATGTTAACAACTAAGGAAAAGGCTGATCTAAAGCTGGAAGGCTATATAAAACAGAGGGGAGATAATGATTTTTTTTCTATGCGTATAGTATCCGATGCAGGAAACATGACATCGGAAGATATGATGTCATTGTCGAAAATAGCTTCTAAATATGGCAGGGGATACATGAGCTTTACCACCCGCCTATGTGTTGAAATACCATGGATAAGATATGAAGATATTAACAATATACGCGAGGAGCTCAAAAGGGCAAATTTAGTATCTGGTGGTACGGGAAATAAATTAAGGCCTCTGGTGGCTTGTAAGGGCACTGTATGCGTACATGGTATTTTTGATACTCAGGATGTATGTAGAAGGCTTTATGATAAATATTTTCTAGAGGAAACCCCTGCGAAATTTAAGATAGGATTGGTAGGCTGTCCTAATAATTGTGCCAAGGCATCATTAAATGATCTGGGGATTATGGGTCAAGTGGTTCCAGAGGCAAATGATACAAAATGCACTGGATGTGGTATGTGTGCAAAGTCTTGTAAGATGGGGGCTATAAGGATATATAATAGCAGGGCTATAATAGACTATGATAAATGTATAAACTGTGGTGATTGTATATCTGCCTGTAGAATGAATGCTATTGATATAAAGAAAAGGGGTTTGGCCATATTTGTAGGAGGCAAATTCGGTAAACGATATAGATTGGGTACTAGGCTGGATGGGCTTATAGATGTGAAGGATGCTGAGAAGATAACAGGGGATATAATAGAGTTTTATAGGAAGTATGCAATGGAAAAAGAAAGATTTGGTGATATGCTGGATAGAGTTGGAATACAAAAATTAGAAGAAGTGATTTTTGGGGAGAAATAG
- a CDS encoding cation:proton antiporter encodes MHILYYFSIILFAGLIVARILSKVKLPNVTGYLIAGILIGPSIMKLIPKDAASSLSIISEIALGFIAYGIGSEFNIRHIKKMGKSIIWITIFEALGAVVLVDIFMIFVFKQSVPFSLMLGAIAAATAPAATIMVIRQYKAKGPVVNTLLPVVAIDDAVGIIAFGISSAIAKMLMNPNKDFSVAKAILIPIWEIIFALIIGFVIGILLAYISSKAKGEDELLVITIASILLALGLAKHFNVSTLLACMMLGATIANMAQNSNRLLSIVDRVTPPIFVAFFTLAGVDLDLGVLKDVGLIGIGYVFVRVIGKFFGAYLGAYITNAPKTVQKYLGFTLIPQAGVAIGLSMIAEQSVPGRGAAIRTIILAGTVIYELVGPVTTKLALIKAGEIQTAE; translated from the coding sequence ATGCACATATTGTACTATTTTTCAATAATATTATTTGCAGGGCTTATAGTTGCGAGAATTTTATCAAAGGTTAAACTACCAAATGTAACTGGATACCTAATTGCAGGGATTTTAATAGGACCTAGTATTATGAAGTTAATACCTAAAGATGCAGCATCTAGTCTTTCTATAATATCGGAGATTGCTTTAGGTTTTATTGCATATGGTATAGGCAGTGAATTCAATATCCGCCATATTAAAAAGATGGGAAAATCTATTATATGGATCACCATATTTGAGGCCCTTGGAGCAGTGGTATTGGTAGATATCTTTATGATCTTTGTATTTAAGCAGTCGGTACCCTTTAGTTTGATGCTGGGTGCTATAGCAGCAGCTACTGCACCGGCAGCAACTATAATGGTTATTAGACAATATAAGGCTAAAGGGCCGGTAGTAAATACACTTTTGCCGGTAGTAGCCATAGATGACGCCGTCGGTATTATAGCATTTGGCATATCCTCTGCGATTGCAAAGATGCTGATGAATCCTAATAAGGATTTTTCTGTTGCAAAGGCCATATTAATACCCATATGGGAGATAATATTTGCCCTTATTATAGGTTTTGTCATAGGTATATTGTTGGCTTATATTTCATCCAAGGCAAAGGGTGAGGATGAGCTCCTTGTTATAACCATAGCAAGTATATTGCTTGCATTGGGTCTTGCAAAACATTTTAATGTTTCTACATTATTAGCATGTATGATGTTGGGGGCAACAATCGCAAACATGGCTCAAAATAGCAATAGACTGTTGTCCATAGTGGATAGGGTTACGCCGCCAATATTTGTAGCGTTTTTTACTTTAGCAGGTGTAGATCTGGACTTAGGAGTTTTGAAAGACGTTGGACTTATAGGCATTGGATATGTCTTTGTACGGGTAATTGGTAAATTCTTTGGTGCATATTTAGGTGCATATATTACCAATGCACCTAAAACTGTGCAGAAGTATCTAGGTTTTACCTTGATACCACAAGCAGGTGTTGCCATCGGTTTATCCATGATAGCAGAGCAGTCTGTGCCAGGGCGTGGAGCTGCTATACGTACCATTATACTGGCTGGTACCGTCATATATGAATTGGTAGGACCGGTTACTACAAAACTTGCCCTTATAAAGGCGGGAGAGATACAGACAGCAGAATAA
- a CDS encoding peptidoglycan-binding domain-containing protein, which produces MISFDKQKCAKTVISLGISSMLLLSNTAFAAPLLKVGSRGNEVATLQQQLQKMNLFNYNRITGYYGNITKDAVIRFQKQHGLSPDGIVGKNTYNALSTYDNAKRSGSTSQGVLIRRGSRGGAVSELQQILKSKGYLNDKVDGIFGRNTENAVKSFQKSSGLKSDGIVGKATWAKLGSNNIPASGSTSSNTLIRRGSRGGAVSELQQILKSKGYLNDKVDGIFGRNTENAVKSFQKSSGLKSDGIVGKATWAKLKSNTSSSNSRGNDRNNSAVVMLNWSQVNSIFPRKANARVIDVDTGLSFNIHRYGGTLHADVEPVTAKDTAIMKKAYGGSWSWSRRAVIVEVGGRRIAGSMNGMPHGGQDIRSNNFDGQFCIHFLGSRTHGSDRVDAAHQNMIKKASLSR; this is translated from the coding sequence TTGATTTCATTTGACAAGCAAAAATGTGCAAAGACGGTAATATCATTAGGTATATCTTCGATGTTGCTTTTATCTAATACAGCATTTGCCGCGCCGTTATTAAAAGTAGGCAGTAGGGGCAATGAAGTAGCAACATTGCAGCAACAATTGCAGAAGATGAACCTTTTTAATTACAATAGGATAACAGGATATTATGGCAATATTACAAAGGATGCAGTTATAAGATTTCAAAAACAACATGGTCTATCACCTGATGGTATAGTAGGTAAGAATACATATAATGCACTTAGTACATATGATAATGCTAAAAGAAGCGGTTCCACTTCTCAGGGCGTTTTGATAAGAAGGGGCAGCAGGGGAGGAGCTGTAAGTGAATTGCAGCAAATCTTGAAGTCTAAGGGTTATTTAAATGACAAAGTAGATGGTATATTTGGTCGGAATACGGAAAATGCAGTAAAGTCATTTCAGAAGTCCTCAGGTTTAAAGAGCGATGGTATAGTGGGCAAAGCGACCTGGGCAAAGCTAGGATCAAATAATATACCAGCAAGCGGTTCGACTTCATCCAATACATTGATAAGAAGGGGCAGCAGGGGAGGAGCTGTAAGTGAATTGCAGCAAATCTTGAAGTCTAAGGGTTATTTAAATGACAAAGTAGATGGTATATTCGGCCGGAATACGGAAAATGCAGTAAAGTCATTTCAGAAGTCCTCAGGTTTAAAGAGCGATGGTATAGTGGGCAAAGCGACCTGGGCAAAGTTAAAATCAAATACTAGTTCATCCAATAGTAGGGGAAATGATAGAAATAATTCAGCCGTTGTTATGTTGAACTGGTCCCAAGTTAACAGTATTTTCCCTCGTAAAGCCAATGCTAGAGTGATCGATGTAGATACTGGATTGAGTTTTAATATACACAGATATGGTGGTACCCTTCATGCGGATGTAGAACCTGTCACTGCAAAAGATACTGCTATAATGAAAAAGGCATATGGCGGGAGCTGGAGTTGGAGCCGTAGGGCGGTTATAGTAGAAGTAGGGGGAAGGCGTATAGCTGGATCCATGAACGGGATGCCACATGGTGGACAAGATATAAGAAGTAACAACTTTGATGGACAATTTTGTATACACTTTTTAGGCAGTCGGACCCATGGCAGTGATCGAGTAGATGCTGCCCATCAAAATATGATAAAGAAGGCCTCTTTATCAAGATAG
- a CDS encoding secondary thiamine-phosphate synthase enzyme YjbQ, protein MSQRFFKYNISTVQSAQFVDITHVVEQSLLESKVKEGIAFVYCPHTTAGITINENADPDVCRDILYALDKAYPQSGNYLHMEGNSHAHVKASSMGSHCSVIISDGRLMLGTWQGIYFCEFDGPRERDVYVKILEG, encoded by the coding sequence ATGTCACAAAGATTCTTTAAATACAATATTTCTACAGTGCAATCTGCCCAATTTGTAGATATTACCCATGTAGTTGAGCAATCTTTGCTAGAGAGCAAGGTAAAGGAGGGTATTGCCTTTGTATATTGTCCCCATACTACAGCAGGCATTACTATAAATGAAAATGCAGATCCTGATGTGTGCAGGGATATTCTATATGCCCTTGATAAGGCCTATCCTCAATCGGGTAATTATTTGCATATGGAGGGTAATTCACATGCACATGTAAAGGCATCCTCTATGGGTTCTCACTGCAGCGTTATCATATCGGATGGCAGATTGATGCTAGGGACGTGGCAGGGTATATATTTCTGTGAGTTTGATGGTCCACGGGAGAGAGATGTATATGTAAAGATTTTAGAAGGGTAA
- a CDS encoding MFS transporter, which yields MKREYSRFTIWGSYYAFAVNGMAVLIMGAIMPYISQEHGLRYDEGGTLLALQAVGNLLSSMSGGIISDYIGRKTMLIVSAIFFMCGFLGIAFTSTSLMLYVFAFISGMGWGIMNSMINAIISDVTDGDAGILNMLHMFFGIGAFIAPFLIGVLVNLDMSWRYGIYTLVALSAIMLFIFINMSISSPKDDRKEQKTSFEFLSNIRYFIFLGILFFYVGTENSINGWLVTYLVDSGIISDAASQNTLSAFWIAVIIGRLITAYISSRVSKERMLMYSSIGGAICFALFVLSNNPYGIMGFTFATGIFMASIYPLTVANASSIIKGSGSASGILFAIGGLGGAVMPYINGKVSESANDMRVGMITIIVSAVLLSILSIINVFMARKKERA from the coding sequence AAAGGGAATACAGCCGTTTTACTATATGGGGAAGCTATTATGCTTTCGCCGTAAATGGCATGGCGGTGCTTATAATGGGTGCTATAATGCCGTATATTTCTCAGGAGCACGGGCTAAGATATGACGAAGGGGGAACTTTGTTAGCCTTACAAGCAGTTGGGAATCTATTGTCAAGCATGTCTGGAGGTATTATCTCCGATTATATAGGACGAAAAACTATGCTTATTGTAAGTGCTATATTTTTTATGTGTGGATTTTTGGGTATTGCATTTACATCTACATCATTAATGCTTTATGTATTTGCATTTATATCCGGTATGGGTTGGGGTATTATGAACAGTATGATTAATGCAATCATAAGTGACGTTACAGATGGAGATGCAGGCATATTAAATATGTTGCACATGTTTTTTGGCATAGGAGCCTTTATAGCACCATTTTTAATAGGTGTCTTGGTGAATTTGGATATGAGTTGGCGCTATGGTATATATACATTAGTAGCTTTATCAGCAATAATGCTTTTTATATTTATAAATATGTCAATATCATCTCCTAAGGATGACAGAAAAGAGCAAAAAACGTCATTTGAATTCTTGTCTAATATAAGGTATTTTATCTTCTTAGGTATTTTATTCTTCTATGTAGGTACTGAAAACAGTATAAACGGGTGGTTGGTTACATATCTTGTAGATTCTGGTATTATAAGCGATGCTGCGTCTCAAAATACATTGTCTGCGTTTTGGATAGCAGTAATAATAGGAAGGCTCATAACTGCCTATATATCCTCTAGGGTTTCAAAGGAAAGGATGTTGATGTATTCAAGTATTGGCGGTGCTATATGCTTTGCCCTATTCGTTTTATCAAATAATCCTTATGGGATAATGGGATTTACATTTGCAACTGGCATCTTCATGGCATCAATTTATCCCCTTACCGTTGCAAATGCCAGCTCTATAATAAAGGGATCCGGTTCAGCAAGTGGGATATTATTTGCCATAGGTGGACTAGGTGGAGCTGTTATGCCATATATAAACGGCAAGGTTTCGGAGAGTGCTAATGATATGCGTGTTGGAATGATAACTATAATAGTTTCTGCTGTATTACTTTCTATACTATCTATAATAAATGTGTTTATGGCTAGGAAAAAAGAAAGGGCATAA